From one Nilaparvata lugens isolate BPH chromosome 2, ASM1435652v1, whole genome shotgun sequence genomic stretch:
- the LOC120349622 gene encoding uncharacterized protein LOC120349622 — protein MFQLPLFDYAHQVRAAVLTLQANNQGNILYLQARDSYLQFSAQKLRDYVSYLRKSGYTAVKPVVGNEEINELTPPGDQVEEQPRTGIIEPHLEADLGARRKNTNLKLNLKPQELAQLDQGLMERLPDNVDILTLNKAVYQIVLSRTRPKPKDGGFIFKARKRMEQLLKKITTTRQQASRVQSVIDFLKAGRVFTPRIRRIAHKIRQQHHTLNVRVLLTIKQHCIDRIQALKIAQQSLKKRVRWVDDNATFSLNPSRLLEGQKPVEANNALPAVEEIEAFWGSIYEVQPLLNKETPALGAFADMCRSIRNEREDCAPVTEEEVRGVIRGLRNFASPGPDGISGYWWKHLPCTHRHLARIFTNYLCEHHPIPGWLVEGRTILLPKKGDLSNPGNYRPITCLNVCYKILTRIISDRILQHIQPVWQQCFEQGGSKRNMAGCKENLIADRCIMQDSVQYKRNLSMAWIDYRKAFDTTSHQLIVHLLQCLSVPPSIVRCLEDLFALWKTRFEVRSQQRMVSTKVVTYGRGVFQGDSLSPLLFCISLLPLSAALKKTKGYCCGTPGNRIHRVSHLFYMDDLKIYAASKSDLKLAVGVVQRYSNDIGMSFGLDKCAVTHLLKGRLQGLVQEMELIDGSIIRALRAGESYQYLGFDQNQAQDAVKIKMALCSEYERRLRRLWSSELSGKNKVEATNMLAVPVLTYSFGVVKWNRNELQDLDRETRKRMHMERSLHPRSSVARIYLPRHEGGRGLLGLENLHNRVALQFACSIQRCSDPLMQLVHDHEVAGVGAFLYKAARHAADTLGLDFRTDREEEHEPNQLRARIKTAESRLLLQQHKDKSLHGVFYRHVEEQGLSKPLTFAFLKSAALKSETEGFILACQDGVINTLSYRSRVMHMDVPDISCRVCHRAPETIMHILSSCSVHATAGCIHRHNAALRVLYYHLRHSYGIDKTPVLPYAPGEIESVVGNERCRIYWNYSFSTTRLLRATKPDVVLLDITSKTMYVIEFSAPAEGNIVTKEEEKQTKYHDLLMELRRLNPGYSVRMVVLIVGVLGGMRPSFLANLRTIPACERPAAVLAGRMQKAVILGSLRLLRANDLMVTDPV, from the exons ATGTTTCAGTTGCCGTTGTTCGACTACGCACACCAAGTCCGTGCAGCAGTATTGACTCTTCAAGCCAACAATCAAGGCAATATTCTCTACTTGCAAGCCAGAGACTCAT ATCTGCAATTCTCTGCACAAAAACTGAGAGACTATGTATCCTATTTGCGGAAAAGTGGGTACACAGCAGTGAAACCAGTTGTTGGAAATGAGGAGATTAATGAGTTGACACCGCCAGGAGATCAGGTGGAAGAACAGCCCAGAACTGGAATCATTGAGCCCCATTTAGAAGCAGATTTGGGTGCTAGGAGGAAGAACACCAACCTAAAACTCAATCTGAAGCCACAAGAACTGGCTCAGTTGGATCAAGGCCTCATGGAGAGACTCCCGGACAATGTGGATATCCTCACGTTGAATAAAGCTGTCTATCAGATAGTTCTTTCCAGAACTAGGCCAAAGCCTAAAGATGGTGGCTTCATATTCAAAGCCAGGAAGAGGATGGAACAGCTTCTAAAGAAAATAACGACAACTAGACAGCAGGCATCCAGAGTTCAAAGTGTGATTGACTTCTTGAAAGCAGGAAGAGTATTTACCCCAAGAATAAGGAGGATAGCTCATAAGATAAGACAACAGCATCACACTTTGAATGTGAGAGTACTTCTCACTATCAAACAACATTGTATAGACAGGATACAGGCACTGAAAATTGCTCAACAGTCCTTGAAAAAGAGAGTTAGATGGGTTGATGATAATGCTACATTCAGCCTCAACCCTTCAAGACTGTTGGAGGGACAAAAACCTGTAGAAGCAAACAATGCACTACCTGCTGTAGAGGAGATTGAAGCTTTCTGGGGGTCAATCTATGAGGTTCAGCCTCTGCTAAATAAGGAGACTCCTGCCTTGGGGGCCTTTGCTGACATGTGCAGATCCATACGGAATGAGAGGGAGGATTGTGCACCAGTAACTGAGGAGGAGGTGAGAGGAGTGATTAGAGGCTTAAGGAACTTCGCCTCACCAGGCCCTGATGGTATTAGTGGGTACTGGTGGAAACATCTGCCTTGTACCCATCGTCACTTGGCACGGATATTCACCAATTATTTGTGTGAACATCACCCCATCCCAGGTTGGCTGGTTGAAGGAAGAACGATCCTCCTACCCAAAAAGGGTGATTTGTCCAACCCAGGCAATTATAGACCAATCACCTGCCTGAATGTCTGCTACAAGATCCTTACAAGGATCATAAGTGATCGAATATTGCAGCACATTCAGCCAGTATGGCAGCAGTGTTTTGAGCAGGGGGGCAGTAAAAGGAACATGGCGGGCTGCAAAGAAAATTTGATTGCTGATAGATGCATCATGCAAGATTCAGTTCAATATAAACGTAACCTGTCCATGGCCTGGATTGATTACAGGAAGGCATTTGATACCACATCACATCAGCTAATAGTGCACTTATTACAATGCCTTTCTGTGCCTCCAAGCATAGTGAGATGCCTGGAAGATCTGTTTGCCCTGTGGAAAACCCGTTTTGAGGTCAGATCACAGCAGAGAATGGTGTCAACTAAGGTGGTAACTTATGGGAGAGGTGTCTTCCAAGGAGATTCATTGAGCCCTCTTCTATTCTGCATTTCACTGCTGCCATTGTCTGCTGCCCTGAAGAAAACAAAGGGCTATTGCTGTGGCACACCAGGAAACAGGATCCATAGAGTGAGCCACCTTTTCTATATGGATGACTTGAAGATTTATGCAGCTAGCAAATCTGACCTCAAGTTGGCTGTAGGTGTGGTGCAGCGATATTCAAATGATATTGGCATGTCTTTCGGGTTGGACAAGTGTGCAGTAACACATCTCCTGAAAGGAAGGTTACAGGGCCTGGTGCAGGAAATGGAGCTTATTGATGGAAGCATAATAAGAGCCCTGAGAGCTGGAGAGTCATACCAGTATCTGGGATTTGATCAGAATCAAGCTCAGGATGCTGTAAAAATAAAGATGGCTCTCTGCAGTGAGTATGAGAGGAGACTCAGGAGGCTCTGGTCATCTGAGTTATCTGGTAAGAATAAAGTTGAAGCCACCAACATGCTCGCTGTGCCGGTTCTCACCTACTCTTTTGGAGTGGTTAAGTGGAATCGGAATGAGCTCCAGGACCTGGACAGGGAAACCCGAaaaaggatgcacatggagagaAGTTTACATCCCCGCTCTTCTGTTGCCCGAATATACCTGCCAAGGCATGAAGGGGGCAGAGGTCTACTTGGTTTGGAGAATCTGCACAACAGGGTGGCCTTACAGTTTGCCTGCAGCATACAAAGATGCTCTGATCCCCTTATGCAGCTGGTTCATGACCATGAAGTTGCAGGGGTTGGGGCCTTCCTATATAAGGCAGCACGGCATGCGGCAGATACCCTTGGTCTCGATTTTCGCACTGATCGGGAGGAGGAGCATGAGCCTAATCAGCTCAGGGCTAGAATAAAGACTGCTGAGTCCAGACTCCTGTTGCAGCAACATAAGGACAAGTCCTTGCATGGTGTTTTCTACAGGCATGTTGAGGAGCAAGGCTTGTCCAAGCCACTGACTTTTGCTTTTCTGAAGTCAGCAGCCCTGAAATCTGAGACTGAGGGTTTCATACTGGCATGTCAAGATGGTGTCATCAACACATTGTCATACCGCAGCAGAGTAATGCACATGGATGTTCCTGATATCAGTTGCAGGGTGTGTCATAGAGCACCAGAGACGATCATGCACATCCTGTCTTCTTGTTCTGTGCATGCAACTGCAGGCTGCATCCATCGACATAATGCTGCTCTGCGAGTTCTCTATTACCATCTTAGACACTCATATGGTATCGACAAAACACCAGTGCTGCCTTATGCCCCAGGGGAGATTGAATCTGTTGTGGGGAATGAGAGGTGCcgaatttattggaattactCATTCTCTACCACCAGGCTTTTAAGAGCCACAAAGCCTGATGTTGTCCTCCTTGACATCACTTCGAAGACAATGTATGTCATTGAGTTTTCAGCACCAGCTGAGGGTAACATTGTCaccaaagaggaggaaaaacagACGAAATATCATGACCTACTAATGGAGCTGCGCAGGCTAAACCCAGGCTACTCTGTGAGAATGGTGGTGTTGATTGTAGGTGTACTGGGAGGCATGAGACCTTCATTTTTGGCCAACCTTAGAACGATTCCAGCCTGTGAGAGACCTGCTGCTGTGCTTGCAGGTCGGATGCAGAAGGCTGTCATTCTTGGATCATTACGTCTACTCAGAGCAAACGATTTAATGGTAACGGACCCAGTATGA